In one window of Gossypium arboreum isolate Shixiya-1 chromosome 4, ASM2569848v2, whole genome shotgun sequence DNA:
- the LOC108458129 gene encoding uncharacterized protein LOC108458129 — MAISLSSVFGFNLKYVSRSCIGGASVLKANPSVSPFQMYGSGGRVHQKRRGLCLSVEDRDRLVANSSIKDSGDAEKLVSDDRVLALNPPSLDNESRSPTSEPSNGSMVSSTPMQEASSPPNIQTTTKKVSLTAKERLRAARVLSRYAESKSSKSEMGSNVLDAMRESDKGKKRSRLPEAPTNLFDDSKRGMPKQGLTFQFPGGNDLLVIIFSVVFISTVMFTTTYIVWKVGAIHFNEY, encoded by the exons ATGGCTATCTCTCTAAGTTCAGTGTTCGGGTTTAATTTAAAG TATGTCTCGAGATCCTGTATTGGAGGAGCTTCAGTACTTAAGGCCAACCCCAGTGTATCTCCCTTTCAAATGTATGGCTCGGGGGGACGTGTACACCAAAAAAGAAGGGGCTTATGTCTTTCAGTTGAAGACAGAGACCGACTAGTCGCGAATAGCAGCATAAAGGATTCTGGTGATGCTGAGAAGCTGGTTTCTGATGATCGAGTTTTGGCCCTGAATCCCCCATCATTGGATAATGAATCGCGCTCCCCTACCTCTGAGCCTAGTAATGGTTCAATGGTTTCTTCAACTCCGATGCAGGAGGCCTCATCACCTCCAAATATACAGACCACAACAAAAAAAGTATCTCTAACGGCTAAAGAAAGATTAAGGGCAGCTCGGGTTCTAAGCCGTTATGCAGAGTCAAAGTCATCTAAATCAGAGATGGGAAGTAATGTACTGGATGCTATGAGGGAAAGTGATAAGGGGAAAAAGAGATCTCGGCTTCCCGAAGCGCCTACAAATTTGTTCGATGACAGCAAACGAGGAATGCCAAAGCAAGGCCTTACTTTTCAGTTTCCGGGGGGAAATGATCTCCTTGTAATCATCTTTTCGGTCGTTTTTATCAGCACGGTAATGTTCACGACAACTTACATAGTATGGAAAGTTGGAGCCATACATTTTAATGAGTATTAA
- the LOC108459826 gene encoding transcription factor bHLH51-like yields MENYYKSSSWTDFSDKVSNDSSFIVPWTIPVEEIAEDKATTVYTSHSQAEKRRRDRINAQLSALRELIPMSHKMDKAALLKCAVEQVKDLKRKAAEISKAFNIPTEMDEVTVDWDRPQDINPNGTRQGNDSKDKIFIRASVCCDDRPEVFTELIKILKGLRLNTIKADISSVGGRMKCNFILCYNSIDEEEEEGEGVSPTTLKQSLDVVLSRIASSSDVSDYRIRSKRQRLFLLSQFTQSS; encoded by the exons ATGGAGAATTATTACAAATCTTCTAGCTGGACTGATTTCAGTGATAAAGTAAGCAATGATTCTTCTTTCATAGTCCCATGGACGATACCAGTTGAAGAAATTGCAGAAGATAAAGCTACAACAGTTTACACAAGTCATAGTCAAGCTGAGAAACGTCGCAGGGATCGGATTAATGCACAGCTTTCAGCTCTCAGAGAACTCATCCCCATGTCTCACAAG ATGGATAAGGCAGCTTTGCTGAAATGTGCAGTGGAACAAGTGAAGGATCTAAAGCGAAAAGCGGCAGAAATCAGCAAAGCTTTCAATATTCCGACAGAAATGGATGAAGTAACAGTAGATTGGGATCGTCCCCAAGACATAAATCCCAACGGTACAAGACAAGGTAACGACAGCAAAGACAAGATCTTCATCAGGGCTTCGGTCTGTTGTGATGACCGACCTGAAGTGTTCACTGAACTCATCAAAATCCTCAAAGGGTTAAGGCTAAACACCATTAAAGCTGATATTTCAAGTGTTGGTGGAAGAATGAAATGCAACTTCATCCTTTGCTACAATAGcattgatgaagaagaagaagaaggtgaaGGAGTTTCACCAACCACTCTAAAACAGTCATTGGATGTGGTTTTAAGTAGGATTGCTTCATCATCTGATGTTTCGGATTATCGTATTCGAAGCAAAAGGCAAAGGTTGTTCTTGCTTTCTCAGTTTACACAATCAagttaa